A stretch of the Marinobacter sp. JH2 genome encodes the following:
- the ntrC gene encoding nitrogen regulation protein NR(I): protein MNQRENVWIIDDDKSIRWVLERALSQAGLHVQAFDSGEGIIARLERERPDAIVSDIRMPGVDGITLLSRIVALHPDVPVIIMTAHSDLDSAVTSYQTGAFEYLPKPFDVDEAVALVKRAIAHSHEQRASAEPQIEEVQKSTEIIGEAPAMQEVFRAIGRLSNSNITVLINGESGTGKELVAQALHNHSPRARNPFIALNMAAIPKDLIESELFGHEKGAFTGAAGTRQGRFEQANSGTLFLDEIGDMPADTQTRLLRVLADGEFYRVGGTTPIKVDVRIIAATHQDLEKLVNAGSFREDLFHRLNVIRIHLPKLAERRTDIPRLVQHFLEQAAKELAVETKLLRKDAEEYLSTLPWPGNVRQLENTCRWLTVMASGREIHVADLPPELLDQAESENDATGQTWQEGLKNWAEQELKRGKKGVLDRAVPEFEKIMIETALKHTGGRRRDASILLGWGRNTLTRKINELNLDHPETMDE, encoded by the coding sequence ATGAATCAGCGAGAAAACGTCTGGATCATCGATGACGACAAAAGCATCCGTTGGGTACTTGAACGTGCGCTAAGCCAAGCAGGCTTGCACGTACAAGCGTTTGACAGCGGCGAAGGCATCATTGCCCGACTAGAGCGTGAGCGGCCCGATGCCATTGTCAGCGATATACGCATGCCGGGCGTAGATGGCATCACCCTACTCTCTCGGATTGTCGCGCTGCACCCAGACGTTCCAGTCATCATCATGACCGCCCACTCGGACTTAGACAGCGCCGTCACAAGTTATCAGACAGGAGCGTTCGAATACCTGCCCAAACCGTTTGACGTGGATGAAGCAGTTGCCCTAGTCAAACGCGCAATCGCTCACAGCCATGAACAAAGGGCCTCCGCCGAACCCCAAATCGAAGAAGTGCAGAAAAGCACTGAGATCATTGGTGAAGCACCGGCCATGCAGGAAGTATTTCGGGCCATAGGACGGCTCTCGAATTCGAACATCACCGTGCTCATCAACGGTGAAAGCGGCACTGGCAAAGAGCTGGTTGCTCAGGCACTGCACAACCACAGCCCCCGCGCCCGCAATCCCTTCATTGCGCTAAATATGGCCGCCATTCCCAAAGACCTCATTGAGTCCGAACTGTTTGGCCATGAAAAAGGCGCCTTCACCGGTGCGGCAGGCACTCGGCAAGGGCGTTTCGAACAAGCCAATAGCGGCACCTTATTTCTCGACGAAATCGGCGACATGCCTGCCGACACCCAAACCCGCTTGCTGCGCGTTCTAGCTGACGGTGAGTTCTACCGGGTTGGCGGCACCACTCCAATCAAAGTGGATGTTCGCATTATCGCCGCTACCCACCAGGATCTCGAGAAGCTGGTAAACGCAGGCAGTTTCCGAGAGGATTTGTTTCACCGCTTGAACGTGATTCGGATTCATCTGCCGAAACTGGCCGAGCGCCGGACTGACATCCCCCGCCTGGTGCAACACTTCCTCGAGCAAGCCGCGAAAGAATTAGCCGTAGAAACAAAACTTTTACGCAAAGACGCTGAAGAATACCTCTCAACCCTGCCATGGCCTGGCAACGTTCGCCAGCTTGAAAACACCTGCCGCTGGCTCACGGTGATGGCGAGCGGTCGCGAAATTCATGTGGCCGACTTACCCCCGGAACTCTTAGATCAAGCCGAGTCCGAGAACGATGCCACTGGCCAGACCTGGCAAGAAGGCCTGAAAAACTGGGCAGAACAGGAATTGAAGCGTGGTAAAAAGGGGGTACTGGACCGAGCGGTGCCAGAGTTTGAGAAGATCATGATTGAAACGGCCCTGAAGCATACCGGTGGGCGGCGCCGAGATGCCTCAATTTTGCTCGGCTGGGGCCGAAACACCTTAACCCGAAAGATCAACGAACTAAATCTGGATCATCCAGAAACAATGGATGAGTAG
- the rpsD gene encoding 30S ribosomal protein S4, with product MARYIGPKCKLSRREGTDLFLKSGVRALDSKCNIETPPGMHGARRGRLSEYGLQLREKQKVRRIYGVLEKQFRGYYKEAARRKGATGENLLQLLEGRLDNVVYRMGFGSTRAESRQLVSHKAILVNDKPVNIASYQVKAGDVVSLREKAKNQLRVKGALELAGSRAPVSWVEVDANKMSGVYKSVPERTELPADINENLIVELYSK from the coding sequence ATGGCTCGTTATATAGGCCCGAAGTGCAAGCTGTCTCGTCGTGAAGGGACAGATCTTTTTCTGAAGAGCGGTGTTCGCGCGCTCGATTCCAAGTGCAACATCGAGACTCCGCCGGGTATGCACGGCGCGCGTCGCGGTCGTCTGTCCGAGTACGGCTTGCAGCTTCGCGAGAAGCAAAAAGTTCGTCGTATCTACGGTGTGCTTGAGAAGCAGTTCCGTGGGTACTACAAAGAGGCAGCCCGTCGGAAGGGCGCAACGGGTGAAAACCTGCTGCAACTTCTGGAAGGCCGTCTGGATAACGTTGTATATCGCATGGGTTTTGGTTCTACCCGTGCTGAGTCCCGTCAGCTCGTTTCTCACAAAGCGATCCTGGTTAACGATAAGCCGGTAAATATTGCCTCTTATCAGGTTAAAGCAGGTGACGTTGTGAGTCTGCGTGAGAAGGCCAAGAATCAGTTGCGCGTTAAAGGCGCTCTGGAACTGGCTGGTAGCCGCGCGCCGGTGAGCTGGGTAGAGGTTGACGCCAACAAGATGTCCGGCGTTTACAAGTCAGTACCTGAGCGTACTGAACTGCCTGCCGACATCAACGAGAACCTCATCGTCGAGCTTTACTCTAAGTAA
- the rplQ gene encoding 50S ribosomal protein L17 gives MRHRKSGRKFNRTSAHRKAMFRNMTASLVEHELIKTTLPKAKELRRVAEPLITLAKNDSVANRRLAFARLRDDAAVAKLFNELGPRYNERPGGYLRVLKCGFRAGDNAPMAFVELVGRPLDIEAEEMGDDE, from the coding sequence ATGCGTCATCGTAAGAGTGGTCGTAAGTTCAACAGGACCAGTGCGCATCGCAAGGCCATGTTCCGTAACATGACTGCGTCACTGGTTGAGCACGAGCTGATCAAAACGACGCTCCCGAAAGCGAAAGAATTGCGTCGGGTAGCAGAGCCATTGATCACGCTCGCAAAGAATGATTCGGTTGCGAATCGTCGTCTGGCGTTTGCGCGCCTGCGTGACGATGCAGCGGTAGCTAAGCTTTTCAACGAGCTGGGCCCCCGTTACAACGAACGACCGGGTGGATATCTTCGTGTTTTGAAGTGCGGTTTCCGTGCTGGCGACAATGCCCCTATGGCATTTGTTGAGCTGGTCGGCCGTCCTCTGGACATTGAAGCTGAAGAGATGGGCGACGACGAGTAA
- a CDS encoding MFS transporter, with translation MNALEKRSVAALASVYAMRMLGLFMVMPVFVLLGSDLQGATPALIGFAIGAYGLSQALLQIPFGLMSDRVGRKRMIYIGLILFSAGSVLAGVADSIYGVIAGRILQGAGAIASVLMAMLSDLTREEQRTKAMATVGISIGLSFSVSLVVGPLLGAAWGLSGIFYTTSVLALLALIVVAKVVPTPHQHKVNAETHPAREMVGKVLADGRLLRLDFGIFALHFALTALFLVFPTILNDQLGLTATSHWWFYLTVMVTSFFAMVPFIVIGEKKRKMKPVLCGAIALLALATAAMTGVTDSLGVAWAVLFFFFMAFNLLEASLPSLISKEAPAASKGTAMGVYSTSQFLGAFLGGALGGYLLQQTGLDGVLWLMAGVLIVWLLVALTMPPPSYTASLVVQLRDVLATPFDDIDQRLRGLSGVADVVIVEEALTAYLKVDRQYFNEDQLAHLEFVRQGDNT, from the coding sequence ATGAACGCGCTAGAAAAACGCTCAGTCGCAGCTCTGGCTTCGGTATACGCCATGCGTATGCTGGGGCTGTTTATGGTTATGCCGGTGTTCGTTCTGTTGGGGAGTGATTTACAGGGAGCGACACCTGCTTTGATCGGCTTTGCGATCGGTGCATACGGTTTAAGCCAAGCGTTGTTGCAGATTCCATTCGGGTTGATGTCGGATCGGGTCGGGCGTAAGCGGATGATCTATATCGGCTTGATACTGTTTTCGGCGGGCAGTGTCCTTGCGGGCGTTGCGGACTCGATATACGGGGTGATTGCCGGGCGTATATTGCAAGGTGCAGGAGCCATCGCCAGTGTTTTGATGGCCATGCTCAGCGACCTGACTCGAGAAGAACAGCGCACCAAGGCAATGGCAACGGTTGGTATTTCAATTGGCTTGTCGTTTTCTGTTTCCCTGGTTGTTGGGCCACTGCTTGGCGCTGCTTGGGGTTTGTCCGGTATTTTCTACACCACCTCTGTGCTGGCGCTTCTGGCATTGATTGTGGTGGCGAAGGTCGTACCCACGCCGCACCAGCACAAGGTGAACGCTGAAACGCATCCAGCGCGTGAGATGGTTGGGAAGGTTCTGGCCGATGGCCGTTTGTTGCGACTGGATTTTGGTATTTTTGCCCTGCATTTTGCGCTGACCGCGTTGTTTTTGGTGTTCCCGACCATTCTTAACGACCAGCTCGGGTTGACCGCCACTTCTCATTGGTGGTTTTACCTGACGGTGATGGTGACCTCGTTCTTTGCCATGGTGCCGTTTATCGTCATTGGTGAGAAAAAGCGTAAAATGAAACCCGTGCTCTGTGGCGCAATTGCGTTGTTGGCATTAGCAACGGCGGCAATGACCGGCGTAACGGATAGTCTGGGAGTGGCGTGGGCGGTCTTGTTCTTCTTTTTCATGGCGTTCAATTTGCTGGAAGCGAGTTTGCCGTCTTTGATCAGTAAGGAAGCGCCTGCGGCGAGCAAAGGCACGGCGATGGGGGTTTATTCAACGTCTCAGTTTTTAGGGGCGTTTCTTGGAGGCGCACTGGGTGGTTATTTGTTGCAGCAAACTGGCTTGGATGGCGTGCTGTGGTTAATGGCTGGCGTATTGATAGTTTGGTTGCTGGTAGCGCTCACCATGCCACCCCCAAGTTACACCGCCAGTTTGGTGGTGCAGTTGCGTGATGTGCTCGCAACACCCTTTGATGACATCGATCAACGTTTGCGAGGTCTGTCTGGCGTAGCGGACGTGGTTATTGTTGAAGAGGCCTTGACGGCTTATTTGAAAGTGGATCGTCAGTACTTTAATGAAGATCAGCTTGCGCACCTGGAATTTGTGCGGCAGGGTGACAATACTTAA
- the ssb gene encoding single-stranded DNA-binding protein has protein sequence MARGINKVILIGNLGQDPDTRYTPNGNAVVNLNLATDESYKDRQTGQMVPRTEWHRIVIFGKVAEVAGQYLRKGSKVYIEGRLQTRKWQGQDGQDRYTTEIVVDINGQMQMLDSRGSEGGMNQGAPQGRPQQQAPAPQQQYNAPQQPQQPQQQGGYNNPAPQQQAGSMPEPIDDFDDDIPF, from the coding sequence ATGGCACGAGGCATAAACAAGGTAATTCTGATCGGCAACCTGGGCCAGGACCCGGATACCCGATACACCCCAAACGGCAATGCAGTGGTTAACCTGAACTTGGCGACCGATGAAAGTTACAAAGATCGACAGACCGGTCAGATGGTCCCTCGAACCGAGTGGCACCGGATTGTTATCTTCGGAAAGGTGGCGGAAGTAGCCGGGCAGTATTTGCGTAAAGGGTCAAAGGTCTATATCGAAGGGCGTTTGCAGACTCGGAAGTGGCAAGGTCAGGATGGTCAGGATCGTTACACGACGGAGATTGTTGTGGATATCAACGGTCAGATGCAGATGCTGGATAGCCGCGGAAGTGAAGGTGGCATGAATCAAGGTGCTCCGCAGGGGCGCCCGCAGCAGCAAGCTCCAGCACCTCAGCAGCAATACAATGCACCGCAACAGCCTCAGCAGCCCCAGCAACAGGGTGGCTACAATAATCCTGCGCCACAGCAGCAGGCGGGTAGCATGCCAGAGCCCATTGATGATTTTGACGACGACATCCCGTTTTAA
- the rpoA gene encoding DNA-directed RNA polymerase subunit alpha, translated as MQRSVHELLTPRTIDVKESGALRAKVTLEPLERGFGHTLGSALRRILLSSMPGCAVTEAQIDGVLHEYSAIEGVQEDVIEILLNLKGVAVKMNGRDDTELTLSKKGPGVVTAGDITLDHDVEIANPEHVICHLSENGELNMRLRVSRGRGYEPADQRGLDEDETRAIGRLQLDATFSPVRRVSYAVESARVEQRTDLDKLVIDLETNGTIDPEEAIRRAATILQQQLAVFVDFDHEKEPERVEEEEEIDPILLRPVDDLELTVRSANCLKAENIYYIGDLIQRTEVELLKTPNLGKKSLTEIKDVLASRGLSLGMRLDNWPPASLRGDDRVLGG; from the coding sequence ATGCAGCGTTCAGTACATGAGTTATTGACACCTCGTACGATCGACGTGAAAGAGTCCGGCGCTTTGCGTGCCAAGGTCACTCTGGAGCCGCTAGAACGCGGCTTTGGTCATACCTTGGGCAGTGCGCTTCGCCGCATTCTTCTGTCTTCGATGCCAGGCTGCGCCGTGACTGAAGCACAGATCGACGGTGTCCTGCACGAGTACAGTGCCATCGAGGGTGTCCAGGAGGACGTCATTGAGATTCTTTTGAACCTCAAGGGCGTTGCCGTAAAGATGAACGGACGTGATGACACTGAGCTGACACTCAGCAAAAAAGGTCCGGGCGTTGTAACTGCTGGTGATATCACGTTGGATCACGACGTTGAAATCGCTAACCCGGAACACGTTATCTGTCACCTGAGCGAGAACGGCGAACTGAACATGCGCTTGCGCGTGTCTCGGGGTCGCGGCTACGAGCCAGCTGATCAGCGTGGACTGGACGAGGACGAAACTCGTGCCATTGGGCGTTTGCAGCTTGATGCTACGTTCAGCCCGGTTCGCCGAGTGTCTTATGCGGTAGAAAGTGCACGGGTTGAGCAGCGTACAGATCTCGACAAGCTTGTTATTGATCTGGAGACTAACGGTACGATCGATCCGGAAGAAGCAATTCGCCGGGCCGCGACTATCCTCCAGCAACAATTGGCTGTGTTCGTCGATTTCGATCATGAAAAAGAGCCGGAGCGCGTAGAAGAAGAGGAAGAAATCGATCCTATTCTGTTGCGTCCGGTTGATGATCTTGAGTTGACTGTACGTTCGGCTAACTGCTTGAAGGCAGAAAATATTTACTATATCGGCGATCTAATCCAGCGCACAGAAGTGGAGCTGCTGAAGACGCCTAACCTTGGCAAAAAGTCGCTGACCGAGATCAAGGACGTTCTAGCGTCCCGTGGTCTGTCACTGGGAATGCGTCTTGATAACTGGCCGCCGGCAAGCCTTCGTGGTGATGACCGGGTTCTGGGCGGTTAA
- the secY gene encoding preprotein translocase subunit SecY, with amino-acid sequence MAKTASLPAGAGKGFAELRSRLWFVFLALLVYRIGAHIPVPGINPDRLAALFDQNQGTILSLFNMFSGGALERMSIFALGIMPYISASIIMQLMTAVSPQLEQLKKEGEAGRRKISQYTRYGTVILALVQGFGISVGLASQGVTFNDSFSFHFVAVVSFVCGAVFMMWLGEQITERGIGNGISLLIFAGIVAGLPGAIGQTLEQARNGEMSLLVVLGIGVLAVAVVGFVVFMERGQRRLTINYAKRQQGRQVFAQQSSHLPLKVNMAGVIPPIFASSILLFPASLGQWFGQGEGMEWLSDVSQALAPSQPLYIILFAAAVVFFCFFYTALMYNPKEVADNLKRSGAFIPGIRPGEQTAKYIDGVLTRLTLFGAMYIAAVSLFPQFLMVAGNVPFYLGGTSLLIVVVVVMDFMAQVQSHLMSHQYESLMKKSNLKGYGRNG; translated from the coding sequence ATGGCCAAGACAGCATCATTGCCTGCGGGCGCTGGAAAAGGATTTGCAGAGCTGCGTTCGCGGCTCTGGTTTGTCTTTCTGGCGTTGTTGGTGTACCGCATCGGCGCTCATATTCCGGTGCCTGGCATCAACCCAGACCGTTTGGCGGCATTGTTTGACCAGAACCAGGGCACGATCCTGAGTCTGTTTAACATGTTCTCCGGTGGTGCGCTTGAGCGCATGAGTATTTTCGCACTCGGTATTATGCCGTATATTTCGGCCTCGATTATTATGCAGCTCATGACTGCGGTTAGTCCGCAGCTTGAGCAGCTTAAGAAAGAGGGTGAAGCTGGTCGTCGTAAGATTAGCCAGTACACGCGGTATGGTACGGTTATCCTGGCCCTGGTTCAGGGCTTTGGTATTTCGGTGGGGCTTGCCTCTCAAGGTGTTACGTTCAACGACAGCTTCAGCTTCCACTTTGTGGCGGTTGTCTCTTTCGTTTGTGGTGCCGTCTTCATGATGTGGCTCGGTGAACAAATCACTGAGCGTGGTATCGGAAACGGTATCTCCCTGCTTATTTTCGCAGGTATTGTCGCGGGCTTGCCGGGGGCTATAGGTCAGACCCTGGAGCAAGCACGTAACGGAGAGATGAGTCTGTTGGTTGTACTCGGTATTGGCGTGCTGGCCGTTGCTGTAGTCGGTTTTGTGGTGTTTATGGAGCGCGGCCAACGCCGTCTAACCATTAACTACGCAAAGCGGCAGCAGGGACGTCAGGTATTCGCTCAGCAATCCAGCCATTTGCCTCTTAAGGTGAATATGGCCGGTGTTATTCCGCCGATCTTCGCTTCTTCGATTCTGCTTTTCCCGGCGTCACTGGGGCAGTGGTTCGGACAAGGTGAGGGCATGGAATGGTTGAGTGATGTATCACAGGCATTGGCTCCGAGCCAACCTTTGTATATTATCCTGTTCGCAGCAGCAGTTGTTTTCTTCTGCTTCTTCTACACAGCGCTGATGTACAACCCTAAAGAAGTTGCGGATAACCTCAAGCGTTCCGGCGCGTTCATTCCGGGGATTCGTCCGGGAGAACAGACGGCGAAGTACATCGATGGTGTTCTTACTCGTCTTACGTTGTTCGGGGCTATGTATATCGCGGCGGTGTCCCTGTTCCCTCAGTTTCTGATGGTTGCAGGTAACGTACCTTTCTATCTTGGTGGTACATCACTGCTGATTGTTGTAGTCGTGGTGATGGATTTCATGGCGCAGGTTCAGTCGCACCTGATGTCTCATCAGTATGAATCACTGATGAAGAAGTCCAATCTCAAGGGCTATGGACGGAACGGCTGA
- the rpsK gene encoding 30S ribosomal protein S11: MAKPGTRTRKKVKKTVVDGVAHIHASFNNTIVTISDRQGNVLSWATSGGSGFRGSRKSTPFAAQVAAERAGNAAAEYGLKNLDVEVKGPGPGRESAVRALNGCGYKITNITDVTPIPHNGCRPPKKRRV, from the coding sequence ATGGCAAAGCCAGGTACACGTACCCGTAAAAAGGTGAAAAAGACGGTTGTTGATGGCGTCGCGCACATTCACGCGTCCTTCAACAACACCATCGTGACCATTTCGGACCGTCAGGGCAACGTTTTGTCCTGGGCCACTTCTGGTGGTTCTGGTTTCCGCGGTTCGCGTAAGAGCACACCTTTTGCTGCGCAGGTAGCAGCTGAAAGAGCCGGTAATGCGGCTGCTGAATACGGCCTTAAAAACCTGGATGTAGAGGTTAAGGGTCCTGGGCCCGGACGTGAATCTGCAGTTCGTGCCCTCAATGGGTGTGGCTACAAGATCACTAACATCACTGATGTGACGCCGATTCCCCATAACGGTTGTCGTCCGCCCAAGAAGCGCCGCGTCTAA
- the rpmJ gene encoding 50S ribosomal protein L36, translating into MKVRASVKKICRNCKVIRRNGSVRVICSEPRHKQRQG; encoded by the coding sequence ATGAAAGTACGCGCTTCGGTAAAGAAAATTTGCCGTAACTGCAAAGTAATTCGACGCAATGGCTCAGTTCGAGTCATCTGCTCGGAGCCTCGCCACAAGCAGCGCCAGGGCTAA
- the uvrA gene encoding excinuclease ABC subunit UvrA — MDHIQIKGARTHNLKNIDLDMPRDKLIVITGLSGSGKSSLAFDTLYAEGQRRYVESLSTYARQFLSMMEKPDVDHIEGLSPAISIEQKSTSHNPRSTVGTITEIYDYLRLLFARAGEPRCPDHHQPLEAQTVSQMVDQVLAFPEDSKLMILAPVIRDRKGEHLQVIDTMRSQGFIRLRVDGTVYDIDDVPALDKKRKHQIDVVVDRFKVKPGLEQRLAESFETALDLSDGIALVAPMSGQGEEHTFSARYACNQCGYSLSELEPRLFSFNNPAGACPTCDGLGVKQFFDPEKIIQHPEATLASGAIKGWDRRAVYYFQMLTSVAEHYSMDLETPWDELPEDFQEALLHGTGSEEVTFRYVNSRGQIIEKAHPFEGILPNLERRYRETESQSMREELARNLSTQPCKDCHGSRLRQSARHVFIKEQNLPDVTRMPVGEAHRYFGELTLPGRKGEIADKILKEVRERLQFLVNVGLEYLTLERSADTLSGGEAQRIRLASQIGAGLVGVMYILDEPSIGLHQRDNDRLLATLTHLRDLGNTVIVVEHDEDAIRAADYVIDIGPGAGVHGGQVVARGTPADIIANKDSLTGQYLSGEKSIAIAPERNKGNGKNLILTGATGNNLQDVTLTLPLGIMTCITGVSGSGKSTLINSTLYPVAAAKLNKATSLTHAPYKNLKGLDDLDKVIDIDQSPIGRTPRSNPATYTGLFTPIRELFAGTQEARSRGYKVGRFSFNVKGGRCEACQGDGVIKVEMHFLPDVYVPCDICKGKRYNRETLEVRYKGKNIHEVLDMTVEEGREFFDAVPFLARKLQTLIDVGLSYIRLGQSAVTLSGGEAQRVKLAKELSKRDTGKTLYILDEPTTGLHFYDIQQLLNVLQRLRDHGNTIVVIEHNLDVIKTADWIVDLGPEGGSGGGQIIAEGTPEDVANNANSHTGKYLKPMLEK, encoded by the coding sequence ATGGACCATATCCAGATCAAGGGTGCACGCACCCACAACCTGAAAAACATCGACCTGGATATGCCGCGGGACAAACTCATCGTGATTACCGGGCTGTCGGGCTCAGGGAAGTCGTCTTTGGCATTCGACACACTCTACGCCGAAGGCCAGCGACGCTACGTGGAATCCTTGTCGACCTACGCACGGCAATTTTTATCCATGATGGAAAAACCCGACGTGGACCACATCGAAGGCTTGTCACCGGCTATTTCGATCGAACAAAAGTCCACCTCTCACAACCCGCGTTCAACCGTGGGCACCATCACCGAAATCTACGATTACCTGCGCTTGCTATTTGCGCGTGCCGGCGAGCCCCGCTGCCCAGACCACCACCAACCGTTGGAAGCCCAAACCGTTAGTCAAATGGTGGATCAGGTGTTGGCGTTCCCAGAAGACAGTAAATTGATGATCCTCGCGCCCGTGATCCGGGACCGGAAGGGCGAGCACCTGCAAGTCATCGACACCATGCGCAGCCAAGGTTTTATTCGACTTCGAGTAGACGGCACCGTCTATGACATCGACGACGTGCCCGCCCTCGATAAAAAGCGCAAACACCAAATCGACGTCGTGGTTGACCGATTCAAAGTAAAACCGGGGCTTGAACAGCGGCTCGCGGAAAGCTTCGAAACGGCCCTCGACTTATCCGACGGCATCGCGCTCGTCGCTCCCATGTCAGGCCAAGGCGAAGAGCATACGTTTTCCGCCCGCTACGCGTGTAACCAGTGTGGCTACTCCCTAAGCGAGCTTGAACCGCGGCTTTTTTCCTTCAACAACCCCGCAGGTGCATGCCCCACTTGTGACGGACTGGGCGTTAAACAGTTTTTCGATCCTGAAAAAATCATTCAGCATCCTGAAGCAACGCTAGCGTCGGGCGCCATCAAAGGATGGGATCGCCGCGCGGTCTATTACTTCCAGATGCTAACCAGCGTTGCCGAACATTACAGCATGGACCTCGAAACACCTTGGGATGAACTGCCCGAAGATTTTCAGGAAGCCCTATTGCACGGAACCGGGAGTGAAGAAGTCACCTTCCGATACGTTAACTCCCGTGGACAAATCATCGAAAAGGCACACCCCTTTGAAGGTATCCTACCTAATCTGGAACGCCGCTATCGGGAAACTGAGTCTCAAAGCATGCGTGAGGAGCTGGCCCGAAACCTCAGCACCCAGCCGTGCAAAGACTGCCACGGCTCCCGCTTAAGGCAGAGCGCTCGGCACGTATTTATCAAAGAACAAAACTTGCCAGACGTAACTCGCATGCCGGTAGGTGAAGCACACCGCTATTTCGGCGAATTGACGCTACCCGGGCGTAAAGGCGAAATAGCTGACAAAATTCTGAAAGAGGTTCGCGAACGACTTCAGTTTCTGGTCAACGTTGGCCTCGAATACCTGACACTGGAGCGAAGCGCCGACACCCTGTCCGGCGGTGAAGCTCAACGGATTCGCCTGGCCAGTCAGATCGGAGCGGGCCTTGTCGGTGTTATGTACATTCTCGACGAGCCTTCCATAGGACTGCACCAACGGGATAACGATCGTCTACTTGCCACCCTTACCCATCTACGGGATCTGGGCAACACCGTCATCGTGGTAGAACACGACGAAGATGCTATCCGCGCCGCCGATTATGTCATCGACATTGGACCCGGCGCCGGTGTACATGGCGGCCAAGTGGTCGCAAGAGGCACTCCCGCCGATATCATCGCCAACAAAGATTCACTAACTGGACAGTACCTAAGTGGCGAAAAAAGCATCGCGATAGCGCCGGAGCGCAATAAAGGCAATGGGAAAAACCTCATACTGACCGGTGCCACAGGCAACAACCTGCAAGACGTCACACTGACCCTACCCTTAGGCATCATGACCTGTATAACCGGCGTATCCGGCTCTGGCAAGTCCACATTAATCAACAGCACACTGTACCCGGTCGCGGCCGCGAAACTTAACAAAGCCACCAGCTTGACCCACGCCCCCTACAAAAACCTCAAAGGGCTGGACGATCTGGACAAAGTCATCGATATCGACCAAAGCCCCATCGGCAGAACCCCCCGTTCCAACCCGGCCACCTACACGGGATTATTCACACCAATACGTGAATTATTCGCCGGCACCCAAGAAGCCCGATCAAGAGGCTATAAAGTTGGCCGCTTCTCCTTCAACGTCAAAGGCGGACGCTGCGAAGCCTGCCAAGGCGATGGCGTGATTAAAGTAGAAATGCACTTCTTGCCCGATGTATACGTGCCCTGCGACATCTGCAAAGGCAAACGCTACAACCGGGAAACTCTGGAAGTTCGCTACAAAGGCAAAAACATCCACGAAGTGCTCGACATGACCGTGGAGGAAGGCCGCGAATTCTTCGACGCCGTACCCTTCTTGGCCCGGAAGCTTCAAACCCTCATCGACGTCGGCTTATCTTACATCCGCTTAGGACAAAGTGCCGTCACACTATCTGGCGGTGAGGCGCAGCGTGTGAAGCTCGCTAAAGAGCTCTCCAAACGGGATACAGGCAAGACCCTTTACATCCTGGACGAGCCAACAACTGGCCTACACTTCTACGACATTCAACAATTGCTGAACGTATTGCAGCGGTTACGAGACCACGGCAACACAATCGTGGTGATCGAACACAACCTTGACGTCATCAAAACAGCGGATTGGATCGTCGATCTGGGCCCTGAAGGTGGCTCTGGTGGCGGGCAGATTATTGCGGAAGGTACTCCTGAAGACGTAGCGAACAACGCAAACTCCCACACCGGGAAATACCTAAAACCGATGCTGGAAAAATAA
- the rpsM gene encoding 30S ribosomal protein S13: protein MARIAGVNIPDHKHAVISLTYIFGVGKTTAQKLCDATGVKPDVKVKDLSDEQLEALRTEVGKFTVEGDLRREVQMNIKRLKDLGCFRGLRHRHGLPVRGQRTKTNARTRKGPRKPIRK, encoded by the coding sequence ATGGCACGTATAGCCGGTGTCAATATACCCGATCACAAACATGCTGTTATCTCACTGACATACATCTTTGGTGTCGGCAAGACAACAGCCCAGAAGCTTTGCGATGCAACCGGCGTTAAGCCGGACGTCAAGGTCAAAGACCTTAGCGACGAGCAGCTTGAAGCACTTCGTACTGAAGTGGGCAAGTTCACCGTCGAAGGCGATTTGCGTCGTGAAGTACAGATGAACATTAAGCGTTTGAAGGATCTCGGTTGCTTCCGTGGTCTGCGCCATCGTCACGGACTTCCAGTTCGCGGCCAGCGCACCAAGACCAACGCCCGCACCCGTAAAGGTCCACGCAAACCTATTCGTAAGTAA